The following are encoded together in the Adhaeribacter arboris genome:
- a CDS encoding SusC/RagA family TonB-linked outer membrane protein, giving the protein MKKKLLFIFLMTCWLTITVRAQIPIKGRVMGTGNEALPGVSIVVQGTTQGTTTDVDGNYSLQAPATGTLVFSYIGYNARTVSINNQATINVTLEADTKQLSEVVVTALGIQREKKALGYSVTEVGGENLTQARENNLSNALSGRVAGVNVSAPASGPAGSSRVVIRGNKSLQGANQPLYVIDGIPMDNSNFGQAGVWGGVDKGDGMASINPDDIESISVLKGASASALYGSRAGTGVILITTKKGSKRKGIGVEYNSNFVFESLNNQTDLQKDYGSGSYVRSNPSDPTSPSVATKPRTAQEAYNWGDDSWGPRFDGSPTIQFDGVNRPYSYTGDNWKRFYETGTAWTNTLALTGGGENQSFRFSISDLRSKSIMPNSGFDRLNMSLSTDGKFGKRVTFNAKVLYSNENAKNRPWLSDSPNNAFQSIYRMPGNYNVLDYQGDPNKLGAIPANIDPNLLKIWGKSVGEEYQQADNNWGQNPYWVAHQVSVDDIRDRVIPSAQMRFNITDYLYISGRGGMDWFTRRDQQVVPQGTGHTRSGSMNEGEDRVREINLESIMGFDKTFGKFNVNAFVGANRMRRRSERLNLNGNGFNVPFEHFINNATTRTYDFGYSESGINSIFGSAEISFNEYLYLTGTVRKDWFSVLNPDINDITYPSIGASFVFTDAFSTMPSWLSFGKIRASWAQVGGATGVNPYEINTTYSLLGATHLGRPMATFSTAAGRDGTIPNRNLLPSTSTEIETGVDFRFLQDRLGLEFTYYHQKTTDDILRANISRSAGFANTLINIGELENKGIEVLLNATPVKGAFTWDASLNFARNRNKVTKLIEGNPEIIVEEPRTRTVFVKHIVGRPFGELTGWVQKRSPDGQLVFEANGAPVQSDKMELIGNGLADWTGGFNNSFSFKNFNLGVLIDFKVGGDIYSGTNVRLTQWGLHKQSLQGREGEAPLTVSGVTQPRVNGQPAVDASGNPIYETFSKTLTPQEAQNYWQQLGERAQDRFVYDASFAKLRQLTFGYNFPQSLLQKTPFQSLSLSFVGRNLSILWKKTDNIDPESSYSSGNGQGLDYFGMPRTRSYGFNLRVGF; this is encoded by the coding sequence ATGAAAAAAAAATTACTTTTTATTTTTCTTATGACTTGCTGGCTAACCATAACAGTAAGAGCCCAAATTCCTATCAAAGGCAGGGTAATGGGCACTGGCAATGAGGCCTTGCCAGGAGTAAGTATTGTTGTGCAAGGTACCACTCAAGGAACCACCACAGATGTGGATGGTAACTACTCGCTGCAGGCACCTGCTACTGGTACCTTGGTATTTTCTTATATTGGTTACAATGCCCGAACTGTTTCTATTAATAATCAGGCTACGATTAACGTAACTCTGGAAGCTGATACCAAGCAACTCAGCGAGGTGGTTGTAACGGCGTTGGGTATTCAGCGCGAAAAGAAAGCACTAGGTTACTCGGTAACGGAAGTAGGCGGAGAGAACCTTACCCAAGCTAGGGAAAATAACCTTTCTAATGCTTTATCCGGTAGAGTAGCCGGGGTAAACGTGAGTGCGCCCGCTTCTGGGCCAGCCGGTTCTTCCCGGGTGGTTATACGGGGTAATAAATCGCTTCAGGGGGCTAACCAACCGCTTTATGTAATCGATGGTATCCCAATGGACAATTCTAATTTTGGCCAAGCCGGTGTTTGGGGCGGAGTAGATAAAGGGGATGGTATGGCTAGTATTAACCCGGACGATATAGAATCCATTTCAGTGTTGAAAGGCGCTAGTGCCTCCGCGCTTTATGGTTCTAGAGCAGGTACCGGCGTTATTTTGATTACCACTAAAAAAGGTTCTAAAAGAAAAGGAATAGGAGTGGAGTATAATTCTAATTTCGTTTTCGAGAGTCTTAATAATCAAACCGATCTGCAAAAAGATTACGGTAGCGGCAGTTACGTCCGATCTAACCCGAGTGATCCTACTTCACCTTCGGTGGCTACCAAGCCACGTACGGCTCAAGAAGCTTATAACTGGGGTGATGACTCTTGGGGGCCTCGGTTCGATGGCAGTCCGACGATTCAATTCGATGGCGTAAATCGGCCTTACTCGTACACCGGCGACAACTGGAAACGTTTTTACGAAACCGGCACCGCCTGGACCAATACGTTGGCTTTAACCGGCGGCGGCGAAAACCAATCGTTCCGTTTTTCCATTTCCGATCTCCGCAGCAAATCCATTATGCCTAATTCCGGCTTCGACCGGTTGAATATGTCGTTATCTACGGATGGTAAATTCGGTAAAAGAGTTACTTTCAACGCGAAGGTGTTGTATTCGAATGAGAATGCTAAAAACCGACCTTGGCTATCGGATTCTCCGAATAATGCTTTTCAATCTATTTACCGGATGCCGGGTAATTATAATGTGCTAGACTACCAAGGCGACCCGAATAAGCTGGGTGCTATTCCGGCTAATATTGATCCGAACCTTTTAAAAATTTGGGGTAAATCCGTGGGCGAAGAATACCAGCAAGCCGACAATAACTGGGGCCAAAATCCGTACTGGGTAGCGCATCAAGTCTCAGTAGATGACATCCGGGACCGCGTTATCCCGTCAGCTCAGATGCGGTTTAATATCACCGATTACCTTTACATTTCCGGCCGGGGCGGCATGGACTGGTTCACTCGTAGAGATCAGCAAGTAGTACCCCAAGGTACTGGGCATACTCGCAGTGGATCCATGAATGAAGGGGAAGATCGGGTGCGCGAAATTAACCTGGAGTCTATTATGGGGTTTGATAAAACTTTTGGTAAATTTAATGTAAATGCCTTTGTTGGTGCTAACCGCATGCGCCGCAGAAGTGAGCGGTTAAATTTAAATGGCAATGGTTTTAACGTGCCATTTGAGCATTTTATTAATAATGCTACTACCCGAACCTACGATTTTGGGTACTCGGAATCTGGCATCAACTCCATATTTGGGTCAGCAGAAATTAGCTTTAATGAATATTTGTATTTAACTGGAACTGTCCGGAAAGACTGGTTTTCGGTATTAAATCCGGATATAAACGATATTACTTATCCCTCCATTGGGGCTAGCTTTGTGTTTACCGATGCTTTCTCTACTATGCCTTCTTGGTTAAGTTTCGGTAAAATTCGGGCCTCTTGGGCTCAGGTGGGTGGTGCTACTGGCGTTAATCCTTACGAAATTAATACGACCTATTCTTTATTAGGAGCGACCCACTTAGGCCGGCCAATGGCTACTTTTTCCACCGCCGCCGGAAGAGATGGAACTATTCCTAATAGAAACTTACTGCCTTCTACTTCTACCGAAATAGAAACGGGAGTAGATTTTCGCTTCTTGCAAGATCGGTTAGGATTGGAGTTTACGTACTATCACCAAAAGACTACCGATGATATACTGAGAGCTAATATTTCCCGGTCGGCTGGATTTGCCAATACTTTAATAAATATCGGTGAATTAGAAAATAAAGGCATTGAAGTTTTATTAAATGCAACACCCGTTAAAGGTGCTTTCACCTGGGATGCTTCCTTAAACTTTGCCCGCAACCGTAATAAAGTAACGAAGTTAATAGAAGGTAACCCCGAAATAATTGTAGAAGAGCCTCGTACCCGTACCGTTTTTGTAAAACATATTGTCGGACGTCCTTTTGGTGAACTAACCGGCTGGGTCCAAAAAAGATCGCCCGATGGCCAATTAGTATTTGAGGCCAATGGCGCGCCCGTACAATCCGACAAGATGGAGCTTATTGGCAACGGCTTAGCCGACTGGACGGGTGGTTTTAATAACTCTTTCTCCTTTAAAAACTTTAATCTGGGTGTGCTGATTGACTTTAAAGTAGGTGGCGATATTTATTCGGGTACCAACGTGCGCTTAACCCAATGGGGTTTGCATAAGCAATCGCTACAAGGTCGGGAAGGAGAGGCACCTTTAACAGTGTCCGGCGTTACTCAACCTCGCGTGAATGGTCAGCCAGCCGTAGATGCCAGCGGCAATCCTATTTACGAAACATTCTCTAAAACTCTTACTCCACAAGAAGCTCAGAATTACTGGCAGCAATTAGGCGAGAGAGCGCAGGATCGTTTTGTGTACGATGCTTCCTTCGCCAAACTTCGGCAGCTAACCTTTGGGTATAATTTTCCGCAAAGTCTGTTACAGAAAACCCCGTTTCAGAGCTTGAGCTTATCTTTCGTGGGCCGTAACCTTTCTATCCTCTGGAAAAAAACCGACAATATTGATCCGGAATCTAGTTATTCCAGTGGTAATGGCCAAGGTTTAGATTATTTCGGCATGCCGCGGACCCGGAGCTATGGTTTTAACTTACGAGTAGGGTTTTGA
- a CDS encoding SusD/RagB family nutrient-binding outer membrane lipoprotein: MKYIHKIILGTLGMMLPLASCDTEELHDLNINPQAVDQIDLNYLFTTSELGIASNGSAQDNRFIDWRTNIGMTAYAIQHLANAGGGIAPGDKYTDNFETASAPFEFTYGDQLKNIAEILKQTGPGGFAEGKYQNMRQAARILRAFSFHRLTDFYGSVPYFEANKGMELVFFPVYDKQSAIYADLLKELDEAATALNASNPDEGFARADFIYDGDITRWKRWSYSLMLRLAMRVSNVAPELAKQYVTKAVAGGVFTSNADNVWVKMGTGPSQWINQNGISRAFYPGDGGQPTFLSKTLVDFLKGTDMTTAADDDPRLMILSGGIGTWVVENNASVWKPFGPNSADPLAQKGMPNGYDQSGLDALEGKAVTQSETYSSINTKLLNLDEPYMIMNYGEVELLLAEALERSIGTGITGTAAEHYNAGVKASMQMYTPYDASLVASDAQVATYLATYPYGVTKGALPMIYEQLWVNKFFNWWEAWSDWRRTESPQLTPVNYQGNVTNGTIPVRLKYPAIEAAGNPNYLTGATKPDTYTTKVWWDGGTE; the protein is encoded by the coding sequence ATGAAATACATTCATAAAATTATATTAGGTACCTTGGGAATGATGCTTCCCCTGGCCAGTTGCGATACAGAAGAACTACACGATTTAAATATCAATCCGCAGGCGGTAGATCAAATAGATTTAAACTACTTATTTACCACCTCCGAATTGGGTATTGCTTCGAATGGTTCTGCCCAAGATAATCGATTTATCGATTGGCGAACGAATATTGGTATGACCGCTTATGCCATTCAGCATTTAGCCAATGCCGGTGGGGGCATTGCACCGGGCGATAAGTACACCGATAACTTTGAAACGGCGTCTGCCCCTTTTGAATTTACCTACGGTGACCAATTAAAAAATATTGCCGAAATTCTGAAACAAACCGGCCCAGGCGGATTCGCGGAAGGAAAGTACCAGAATATGCGCCAAGCGGCCCGGATATTAAGAGCCTTTAGCTTTCACCGGTTAACGGATTTTTACGGAAGTGTTCCTTACTTTGAAGCTAACAAAGGTATGGAGCTGGTATTCTTTCCTGTTTACGATAAGCAATCGGCCATTTATGCTGATTTATTGAAGGAACTGGACGAAGCGGCTACCGCCCTAAATGCGTCCAATCCGGATGAAGGTTTTGCAAGGGCCGATTTTATTTATGATGGGGATATTACTAGATGGAAAAGATGGAGTTATTCGCTAATGTTACGGTTAGCCATGCGGGTGTCGAACGTAGCTCCCGAATTGGCTAAGCAGTACGTAACCAAAGCAGTTGCGGGAGGGGTATTTACCAGTAACGCCGATAATGTTTGGGTAAAAATGGGAACCGGACCTAGCCAGTGGATAAACCAGAATGGTATTTCCCGAGCTTTTTATCCCGGAGATGGTGGTCAGCCTACTTTTTTGAGCAAAACCTTGGTAGATTTTCTAAAGGGGACTGATATGACTACTGCTGCTGATGATGATCCCAGATTAATGATTCTGAGCGGTGGTATTGGTACGTGGGTAGTAGAAAATAACGCATCTGTTTGGAAGCCATTTGGGCCCAATAGTGCGGATCCGCTAGCGCAGAAGGGTATGCCTAATGGTTATGATCAGAGTGGATTAGATGCTTTAGAAGGAAAAGCGGTTACTCAATCAGAAACGTATTCCAGCATTAACACCAAGTTGCTAAACCTGGATGAGCCTTACATGATTATGAACTACGGCGAAGTAGAGCTGCTTTTGGCCGAAGCATTAGAAAGGAGCATTGGTACGGGCATTACCGGTACTGCTGCAGAGCATTATAATGCAGGCGTAAAAGCTTCGATGCAAATGTATACTCCTTATGATGCATCTTTGGTGGCGTCTGATGCGCAAGTAGCTACTTATCTGGCTACTTATCCGTACGGCGTAACTAAAGGAGCACTGCCTATGATTTACGAGCAGTTATGGGTAAACAAATTCTTTAACTGGTGGGAGGCTTGGTCAGACTGGAGAAGAACCGAATCTCCTCAGTTAACGCCAGTAAATTACCAAGGAAATGTTACGAATGGTACTATACCGGTGCGCCTGAAATATCCGGCTATTGAAGCAGCTGGTAATCCAAATTATTTAACTGGAGCTACTAAACCGGATACTTACACTACTAAAGTTTGGTGGGATGGTGGAACCGAATAA
- the selD gene encoding selenide, water dikinase SelD, with translation MQNIKLTQYSHGAGCGCKISPKVLDTILHTTFKAPEDKNLLVGNSSRDDAAVYALGDGTAIISTTDFFMPIVDDAFDFGKIASANAISDVYAMGGKPLMAIAVLGWPINTLPAEVAQQVIDGSRAICHEAGIPLAGGHSIDSPEPIFGLAVTGLVNMEHLKQNNTATAGCELYLTKPLGVGILTTAQKKGILQPEHAQIAPLQMMQLNKIGAELGKLPGVKALTDVTGFGLLGHLSEVCEGSGLQATIQFSEVPRLPELDKYLIQKSVPGGTTRNWDSYGHKISELTDYQRAILCDPQTSGGLLVAVDPASREEVQALFKSYHLNLKPCGYLHTPDGSGTLITVD, from the coding sequence ATGCAAAACATTAAGTTAACGCAGTACAGTCATGGAGCCGGTTGCGGGTGTAAAATTTCCCCTAAAGTATTAGATACTATCCTGCATACTACCTTTAAGGCCCCGGAAGATAAAAATCTGCTCGTAGGCAACAGTTCCCGCGACGATGCAGCGGTGTATGCCTTGGGCGATGGTACTGCCATTATCAGCACTACCGATTTTTTCATGCCGATTGTGGACGATGCTTTTGATTTTGGGAAGATTGCTTCGGCGAATGCTATTAGTGATGTTTATGCGATGGGCGGTAAACCTTTAATGGCAATTGCTGTGCTTGGTTGGCCCATAAATACCTTACCGGCCGAAGTAGCGCAACAAGTAATTGACGGCAGCCGCGCAATTTGCCACGAAGCCGGTATACCGTTGGCGGGCGGTCATAGTATCGATAGTCCGGAACCAATTTTTGGCTTGGCAGTTACAGGGTTGGTAAACATGGAGCATTTAAAACAAAATAATACAGCCACCGCAGGTTGCGAATTGTACCTTACTAAACCTCTTGGGGTAGGTATTTTAACTACGGCTCAGAAGAAAGGTATTTTACAACCTGAACACGCCCAAATTGCACCACTGCAAATGATGCAGTTAAATAAAATTGGCGCCGAGTTAGGCAAATTACCCGGGGTAAAAGCCTTAACCGATGTAACTGGTTTCGGATTACTGGGTCACCTTTCCGAAGTATGCGAAGGCAGCGGCTTACAAGCTACTATTCAATTTTCGGAAGTTCCGCGGCTACCAGAGTTGGATAAATACCTGATCCAAAAATCTGTTCCGGGTGGCACTACGCGTAACTGGGACAGCTACGGTCATAAAATTAGCGAACTAACCGATTACCAACGGGCCATTCTTTGCGATCCGCAAACCAGCGGCGGCTTATTGGTAGCCGTTGATCCGGCCAGTCGCGAAGAAGTACAAGCCCTATTTAAATCCTATCATTTAAATTTAAAACCTTGTGGCTACTTGCATACCCCGGATGGTTCCGGTACCTTAATTACCGTTGACTAA
- the mnmH gene encoding tRNA 2-selenouridine(34) synthase MnmH encodes MIQTLDIDAFLNYVAQHNTPVLDVRAPKEFTAGHIPNALSLPLFTDEERKQVGTTYKQINKEQAILLGLDLFGPKMSAMVRQAEKLTPGKEVMLHCWRGGMRSAGVAWLLDLAGFKVNLLRDGYKAFRRLVLHAFERPLPLVVIGGFTGSGKTEILQELHHLGEQVVDLEKLAHHRGSAFGSIGQSNQPTVEQFENDLGVTLRQFLSSHRIWLEDESSIIGRINLPNPLYNQMQQAPLVKLEVPKSARIQKLAEDYRSVDKTLLQQAIERIKKRLGGLAYKEALQAIEAGNIEKMVDLALVYYDKAYAYQLANKPADKIITIALPKIDAQENAREILEVVRKKKLILGIE; translated from the coding sequence TTGATTCAAACGCTCGACATAGATGCTTTCTTAAATTACGTTGCTCAGCATAATACCCCGGTATTGGATGTACGGGCTCCGAAAGAATTTACCGCAGGTCATATACCTAATGCCCTTAGCTTACCCTTATTCACGGACGAGGAACGAAAACAAGTTGGTACTACTTACAAACAAATTAACAAAGAACAGGCTATTTTGCTGGGTCTCGATTTATTCGGACCAAAAATGTCGGCAATGGTCCGGCAAGCCGAAAAACTGACACCCGGAAAAGAGGTAATGCTGCATTGCTGGCGGGGTGGTATGCGCAGTGCCGGAGTAGCCTGGCTTTTAGATTTAGCCGGCTTTAAAGTTAATTTGCTACGCGATGGTTATAAGGCTTTCCGCCGCTTAGTATTGCATGCCTTTGAACGGCCCCTTCCCTTGGTAGTGATTGGCGGCTTCACGGGCAGCGGCAAAACCGAAATATTGCAGGAATTACACCATTTAGGTGAGCAGGTAGTAGATCTGGAAAAACTGGCACACCACCGGGGCTCGGCATTTGGCAGTATAGGTCAGTCAAATCAACCAACTGTGGAGCAGTTTGAAAATGATTTGGGAGTAACTTTACGGCAATTTCTATCTTCTCACCGTATCTGGTTGGAAGATGAAAGTAGCATTATTGGCCGCATAAATTTACCGAATCCACTTTATAACCAGATGCAGCAAGCGCCTCTGGTGAAACTGGAGGTACCAAAAAGTGCCCGTATCCAAAAGCTAGCCGAAGATTACCGTTCCGTGGATAAAACATTACTGCAACAAGCTATTGAACGCATCAAAAAACGCTTGGGCGGACTTGCTTACAAAGAAGCTTTACAAGCCATTGAAGCGGGCAACATCGAGAAAATGGTAGATTTGGCCTTGGTTTACTACGATAAAGCCTACGCCTACCAATTAGCTAATAAACCAGCCGACAAAATTATAACTATAGCCCTACCCAAAATTGATGCGCAAGAAAATGCCCGGGAAATATTAGAAGTAGTGCGTAAGAAAAAACTAATTTTAGGAATAGAATAA
- a CDS encoding pyridoxine 5'-phosphate synthase: MTKLSVNINKIATLRNARGGNRPNLIQSALDCERFGAQGITVHPRPDERHIRYQDVLDLKAVVTTEFNIEGNPTPGFLELVKKVKPEQVTLVPDAPDAITSNAGWDTIQHQNYLREVISDLKSTGTRVSIFVDPVIEMVEGAAQTGTDRIELYTEAYASHFHQDREQAIAPYARAAERAVKLGLGINAGHDLDLDNLKYLNQNIPGLLEVSIGHALICDALYFGLENTIQLYLRQLV, from the coding sequence ATGACTAAGTTAAGCGTGAACATAAATAAAATTGCTACCCTCCGGAACGCCCGCGGCGGCAATCGACCTAATTTAATACAAAGCGCTTTAGACTGCGAACGTTTCGGGGCGCAAGGCATAACCGTGCATCCCCGGCCCGATGAGCGTCATATTCGGTACCAGGACGTATTAGATCTGAAAGCAGTGGTAACTACCGAATTTAATATAGAAGGTAATCCTACTCCTGGGTTTCTGGAACTGGTAAAAAAAGTTAAACCCGAACAAGTAACTTTGGTACCCGATGCTCCCGATGCTATTACTTCCAACGCTGGCTGGGATACCATTCAGCACCAAAACTATTTACGGGAAGTTATATCCGATTTAAAAAGCACAGGTACGCGGGTTTCGATATTTGTAGATCCGGTAATAGAAATGGTAGAAGGAGCCGCTCAAACCGGCACTGACCGCATTGAATTATATACCGAAGCTTACGCTAGTCACTTCCACCAAGACCGAGAACAAGCTATTGCGCCTTACGCCCGCGCTGCCGAACGAGCCGTTAAGTTAGGACTTGGGATTAATGCCGGCCATGATTTGGATTTAGATAATTTAAAATACCTGAACCAAAATATTCCGGGTTTACTCGAAGTTTCCATTGGGCATGCCCTTATTTGCGACGCTTTGTATTTTGGCCTGGAAAATACGATACAGCTTTATTTACGCCAGCTTGTTTAA
- a CDS encoding GatB/YqeY domain-containing protein: MSLKEKIEGDIKKAMLAKDKVRLEALRSIKSQILLAETEKGASENLSAEAELKLLTKAAKQRRESAEIFAKQNRSDLEQVELAQLAVIEDYLPAQLDEGDLRTRLLEIIQRVGATGPSDLGKVMGVAARELSGQADGKAISAAVSQLLNNTNA, from the coding sequence ATGAGTTTAAAAGAAAAGATTGAAGGCGACATTAAAAAGGCTATGTTGGCGAAAGATAAAGTACGCTTAGAAGCTTTGCGCAGCATAAAATCGCAAATATTATTGGCTGAAACGGAAAAAGGAGCTTCGGAAAATTTATCTGCCGAAGCTGAATTAAAATTACTGACCAAAGCTGCTAAACAACGCCGCGAATCGGCCGAAATTTTCGCGAAGCAAAACCGGTCGGATTTAGAACAGGTAGAATTAGCCCAATTAGCTGTAATTGAAGATTATTTACCCGCTCAACTCGACGAAGGCGACCTGCGAACTCGTTTATTGGAAATAATTCAACGCGTAGGAGCCACTGGACCTTCCGATTTAGGTAAAGTAATGGGGGTAGCTGCCCGGGAACTCAGTGGTCAGGCCGATGGGAAAGCTATTTCGGCCGCGGTAAGTCAATTATTAAACAACACTAACGCCTAA
- a CDS encoding CvpA family protein, translating into MSTFDLLLLAPIAYGAFNGFRKGLLLEVVSLVAWFIALIFGLQFLNAAIPMMRGIIGEAYGFLPFITFLVVFILIIMGVRLAGTLAKKVIHLTPLGMFDSLAGGVLGALKWCFGVSLFLYVLNLANISITEEAIKKSEVYPIIVKATPYALEVLGFFLPFVKYLLSTLKGLF; encoded by the coding sequence TTGTCAACTTTTGACCTTTTATTGCTGGCACCCATTGCCTACGGTGCTTTTAATGGATTCCGGAAGGGATTGCTGCTCGAAGTAGTTTCGCTGGTAGCTTGGTTTATCGCGTTAATTTTCGGGCTGCAATTTTTAAATGCAGCCATACCCATGATGCGGGGCATTATTGGCGAAGCATACGGCTTTTTACCTTTTATTACCTTTCTGGTTGTTTTTATTCTAATTATAATGGGAGTACGACTGGCCGGTACCTTAGCAAAAAAAGTTATTCATCTTACGCCCTTAGGTATGTTCGATAGCTTAGCCGGAGGAGTATTAGGTGCCTTAAAGTGGTGCTTTGGCGTAAGTCTTTTTTTGTACGTCTTAAATCTGGCAAATATTTCTATCACCGAAGAAGCAATTAAAAAATCAGAGGTGTACCCAATTATTGTTAAGGCAACGCCGTATGCACTGGAGGTATTGGGCTTTTTTCTGCCTTTTGTAAAATATTTATTGAGTACCTTAAAAGGTTTATTTTAA
- a CDS encoding anthranilate synthase component II, which yields MILLLDSFDSFTYNLLDYFGQLGVPALVVRNDVSLSAIQQLNFKAIVLSPGPGKPREAGVLMPVIEYYHAQLPILGICLGHQALGEFFGATLVKGSKPMHGKVSEITCLPDPIFAGLPQKMPVVRYHSLVLQEPGPYMVPLAYTNAGELMAFRHKTLPLYALQFHPEAALTTYGLDILRNWITIANIEVK from the coding sequence TTGATCTTGTTGTTGGATTCTTTTGATTCGTTTACGTATAACTTGCTGGATTACTTCGGACAGTTAGGCGTACCAGCATTGGTGGTCCGGAACGATGTATCGTTATCGGCCATTCAGCAACTGAATTTTAAGGCCATTGTTTTATCACCGGGGCCGGGTAAACCACGGGAGGCAGGTGTTTTAATGCCGGTAATTGAATATTATCACGCGCAATTACCTATTCTGGGAATTTGCCTAGGCCATCAGGCATTAGGCGAATTTTTTGGGGCTACCTTAGTGAAAGGCAGCAAACCTATGCACGGTAAGGTTTCCGAAATTACTTGCCTGCCCGATCCCATTTTTGCCGGGTTGCCGCAAAAAATGCCGGTAGTACGTTATCATTCGCTGGTATTACAGGAGCCGGGACCATACATGGTACCACTGGCTTACACCAATGCCGGGGAGCTTATGGCATTTCGGCACAAAACATTACCTTTATATGCGTTGCAGTTTCATCCGGAAGCAGCATTAACTACGTACGGTTTGGATATACTGCGTAATTGGATTACTATTGCTAATATTGAAGTAAAATAA
- a CDS encoding alpha/beta fold hydrolase codes for MEYKLKEEGDFKYIDEGKGEVLLLLHGLFGALSNWNGVINAFSPHYRIIIPLMPIYEMPLREAGVPGLTAFIEKFVHLKQLDNFTLLGNSLGGHIALVYTLNNISRVKRLVLTGSSGLFEDSMGSTFPKRGNYGYIKERVEFTFYDPQTATKELVDEVFSITNSNSKVLRIIAMAKSAQRHNMTKDITRITVPTCLIWGLNDTITPPHVAHEFNRLIKNSELHFVDKCSHAPMMEQPEVFNKYLHKFLERNP; via the coding sequence ATGGAGTACAAATTAAAAGAAGAAGGAGATTTTAAATACATCGACGAAGGTAAAGGCGAAGTATTGTTGCTGCTGCACGGCTTATTTGGCGCTCTAAGTAACTGGAACGGTGTTATTAATGCTTTTTCGCCGCATTACCGGATCATTATTCCATTAATGCCTATTTACGAAATGCCTTTGCGCGAAGCCGGTGTACCGGGTTTAACCGCTTTTATCGAAAAATTTGTGCATTTAAAACAATTAGATAACTTTACTTTATTAGGAAATTCGCTGGGTGGGCATATTGCTTTAGTATATACTTTAAACAATATATCGCGCGTAAAACGGTTAGTATTAACGGGTAGTTCGGGCTTGTTCGAAGATTCAATGGGGAGTACCTTTCCGAAACGCGGGAACTACGGTTATATAAAAGAACGGGTAGAATTTACTTTTTACGATCCGCAAACAGCTACCAAAGAACTGGTAGATGAGGTGTTCTCCATTACAAACAGTAATTCTAAAGTTCTTCGGATTATTGCGATGGCCAAATCGGCCCAACGCCATAATATGACAAAAGATATAACTCGGATAACGGTGCCTACGTGTTTAATATGGGGCTTAAACGATACCATTACGCCTCCGCATGTAGCGCATGAGTTTAACCGGTTAATAAAAAATTCGGAATTGCATTTTGTAGATAAATGCTCGCATGCGCCGATGATGGAGCAGCCGGAAGTTTTTAATAAATACTTGCACAAATTTCTGGAAAGAAATCCTTAA
- a CDS encoding CBS domain-containing protein: MIAEELINQMIPPLKLSDTPAKAVRWMEEFRVNQLPVVKLRQFLGLITEEDILESKATHESLQTVSFGYEDVFVMHNQHFYNVMETAIKNKIQVVPVLDEQHEFLGVITVNDTISAFGQMAAMQGQGGILILSMNERDYSLSEISRLVEMNNAKILSAYVSPDELDPFKIRLTLKINTSDLKRIIATFERFNYRITAQYQDAAEEKNDQDRLDLLLKYINI; encoded by the coding sequence ATGATTGCAGAAGAACTAATAAACCAAATGATTCCACCCTTAAAGCTATCGGACACGCCTGCCAAGGCGGTACGCTGGATGGAAGAATTCCGGGTAAACCAACTCCCGGTGGTAAAGCTGCGTCAATTTCTGGGCCTGATTACCGAAGAAGATATCCTGGAATCTAAAGCAACCCACGAGTCGTTACAAACGGTATCCTTTGGTTACGAAGACGTATTTGTGATGCATAACCAGCATTTCTATAACGTAATGGAAACAGCTATTAAAAATAAAATTCAGGTGGTGCCGGTGCTCGACGAGCAACATGAGTTTTTAGGGGTTATTACCGTTAACGATACTATCTCTGCTTTTGGTCAAATGGCTGCTATGCAAGGTCAGGGCGGCATACTGATATTAAGTATGAACGAGCGCGATTATTCACTTTCTGAAATCAGTCGTTTGGTGGAGATGAATAATGCTAAAATTTTAAGCGCCTATGTTTCGCCGGACGAATTAGACCCTTTTAAAATCCGGCTAACGCTTAAAATTAATACTAGCGATTTGAAACGCATTATTGCCACTTTCGAGCGTTTTAATTATCGTATTACCGCCCAATACCAGGATGCTGCCGAAGAAAAAAACGATCAGGATCGTTTAGACTTGCTCCTGAAGTACATCAATATCTAA